CAACCTATGAGGTTCGAGAGGTTTTTGGAGAATGAGAAGTTTTGAAAGCGATCGCCTCCTGCTTCGCCAATGGAACCCTGACGCTGAAACAGAAGCCGCTTTCGAGATTTACGGTGACTCTGAGGTGATGCAGTGGATTGGTGATGGGACAACAGTGTCTGATATTGGAACATTACGTGAAAAACTTCGCCGACGAAATCAACAATGCCTTGACCTAAACGATGGAACAGGTTTCTGGGCAATTGTGGAGCAGGAAACAGAATATCCGATCGGAACAGTGATTCTGAAGCGGTTACCAGATGGTGATGGACAAATCACCCCTGATTGGGAAGTAGGATGGCATTTACGAAAGGCTTCTTGGGGCAAAGGGTACGCAACAGAGGCGGCGAGAGCGATCGTAGATTATGGATTCAAAGTGCTGAAGTTGCCCTGTATTTATGCGATCGCCTATCCTGAAAACCGTCCTTCTATCCGAGTAATGGAGCGGTTAGGAATGACAGCCGTAGGGCTAACCAGCCAATATTATGGTCGCCATGATTTAGTTCTGTATCAAGCAACTTCGCCAGTTTGATGAAAGCTATTGTTCCTGTACCTCTCCCCACTACCATAGTTTGATAGAATTTAGGGCTGTCGGTAAACACATCACGCTGGTTGGAGAGACGGTATGGCTCGAATGTACTATGACACAGATGCAAATTTAGACCTTTTAGCCGGGAAAACCGTTGCCATCGTTGGTTACGGCTCTCAGGGTCATGCTCACGCCCTCAACTTGAAAGATAGTGGTGTGAATGTGATTGTAGGGCTATATCCTGGTAGCAAATCAACCGCAAAGGCAGAGGCAGCAGGACTAGGAGTAAAATCTGTTGCAGATGCCGCCGCAGCCGCTGACTTCATCATGATTCTGCTGCCGGATGAGGCGCAGAAAACGGTTTACAAAGAAGAAATTGAGCCAAATTTGAAGCCCGGTAAGGTACTGGCGTTCGCCCACGGGTTTAATATCCACTTTGCCCAAGTTGTGCCGCCTGCTGATGTAGACGTAGTGATGATTGCCCCCAAAGGTCCGGGGCATTTGGTGCGCCGAACTTATGAGCAAGGCGAAGGCGTTCCGGCACTGTTTGCGATTTATCAAGATGCTTCGGGTCAAGCCCGCGATCGCGCTATGGCATACGCTAAAGGCATCGGTGGCACTCGCGCTGGGGTCCTGGAAACCACTTTCCGCGAAGAAACCGAAACCGATTTGTTTGGCGAACAAGCAGTTCT
The DNA window shown above is from Timaviella obliquedivisa GSE-PSE-MK23-08B and carries:
- a CDS encoding GNAT family N-acetyltransferase, encoding MRSFESDRLLLRQWNPDAETEAAFEIYGDSEVMQWIGDGTTVSDIGTLREKLRRRNQQCLDLNDGTGFWAIVEQETEYPIGTVILKRLPDGDGQITPDWEVGWHLRKASWGKGYATEAARAIVDYGFKVLKLPCIYAIAYPENRPSIRVMERLGMTAVGLTSQYYGRHDLVLYQATSPV
- the ilvC gene encoding ketol-acid reductoisomerase, whose product is MARMYYDTDANLDLLAGKTVAIVGYGSQGHAHALNLKDSGVNVIVGLYPGSKSTAKAEAAGLGVKSVADAAAAADFIMILLPDEAQKTVYKEEIEPNLKPGKVLAFAHGFNIHFAQVVPPADVDVVMIAPKGPGHLVRRTYEQGEGVPALFAIYQDASGQARDRAMAYAKGIGGTRAGVLETTFREETETDLFGEQAVLCGGLSALIKAGFETLVEAGYQPELAYFECLHEVKLIVDLVVEGGLAQMRDSISNTAEYGDYTRGPRIVTESTKAEMKKILTEIQTGQFAREFVLENVSGKAGFTAMRRREAEHPIEEVGKDLRAMFSWLKKV